CGCGTTGCTCCCTTGCAGGCTCGGGGCTGCAGTACCTCCTGCTGGCCCTGACTGTGCCCCTCTTCATGGGCGCCTTCGTCATCTACAAGAGGAGGTGGCTCCAGCACAGGGCCCTGGtgggcagccccctcctcaCAGTCccaccccagggctgccccagccctaTGGCCCACACATTCTCCCCCACCCAGGAGGCTGTAGCGACGGAGACAGTGCTGTGCCAGGTCAGTGCCTGTGACAGGGCGGCTGTGGTGGGGGGTTACCGGCCACGGCAGTATGGTCCTCATTGGGACCCCAAACAGGTCTGTGAGCACGGCCCCAGCACGGCGAGGAAGAGCCCCGAGTCCTGGGCCTTGCACAAATGCCCCGACggagcagcactgctggatGGCAGGGTGGAGCCCTCAGCGCCCCAGGAGCCCAGCACAGCGCGGGGCCCCGAGTCgcacccccgcagcccccagcgctgcaccctgctgcagggcagccagcTCTACGCCGTCATCAATGTGGTGCCGGTGCGGCGCTGGAAGGAATTCATGCGGGTGCTGGAGCTGCGGGACACGGAGATCGAGCTGGTGGAGATGGAGGTGACCCACTTCCGCGACCAGCAGTACGAGATGCTGAAGCGCTGGTGCCAGCAGACCAGTGCCACGCTCGACCGCATCTTTGCCGCCCTGGAGCACATGGAGCTGGCGGGCTGTGCCGAGGCGCTGCGCCAGAGCCTGTCGGCGGGACCCTGACCCCACGTCCCCAGCCTGGGAAGGCAGCACCACCGGCTGCCCCAGGGTCCCCTCCTAGGCTGTATTGTGACCCCGTGGGCCCAGGGACAGACACATCCCAGAAAAGCAGGGTCCCTACGGGACCACCCTGCCCTGGTGCCGTGGGGTGCCGTACCCCTAAGTATTGTTACTTATGCCATGTAGACATTTTATGTCAGTTATCCAGACTGTGGGctcaggctgcaggagcaggacagagctcccctccccagccaccccccACTATTTATGTCCTCCTGCTCCGGGGGCTGCATTGGACACTGCCCCCGGTTCGCAGGCTGCCTGGCCGGGCTCCTGGGCACGTGCTGCTCGCGGGACGAGCGGGGGCCGAGCCCGCTGCCAACCCATGGGATAGTTCTCAAGTCCGCCTGGCGGGTGCACTCAGGTGGGCCTGCCCCCACTCCAATAAAGTGGCGTGTTCTCCATCGTCTGGCACCTGGCCCTTtttcctggggctgctgcttgccTCTCAGCACTGCACTGGGGCCAACAGGGCTCCACGTGCCTGGGGGCACTGCGGGTGATGGCACCATGGGCAGCACAGCGCAGCCCCacgggaggagggcaggagggaccAGGTGGTGAGGGCAGCCCCAGGAAAGCACGGGGCACTGCTGGAGGGGATTAAACGTTTTAATCGCTGAAACGCGGAGGGTCCGGGGCAGACGTGAGCTGCAAGTCTCCCTCTGGTGGCTCCggaggtgggaggagaaggagcggAGCCGGcagcccagggagctgcagcagccgccCGGGCAGCCTGGCTGCCCACGGCCCCGGAGCTCACTCTGCGAAGAGCAGCGTGCGCAGGGTGGCAGCAGGCGGGTGGCAGCGGGACGGGGCTACGGGCACCCGGGGCAGTGGCAGCGGGCGCTCCTCCGGGACAGGCGAGGCGGGAGTGCCGGGGCCGTTGGCGGCGGGAGGAGGGTGGCGAGGCACGTCCCGGCTGGTGCATGGCCTGCGGCGGGACCTGTCGGCCTCCTCCCACCACGAAGAGCCTTGTGCAGCGCGCTGGGGTGCTACGctgctgcggggagcgggggctaGTGCTTCGCTATATCCCCTTTCTTGAGGATGATCTGCCGCTGCCAGGGCGCCAGCTTTGTCTCATCATACCCAAGAGTCCTTAGCTTTTCTGactgctccttctccttctcctcctcctctcgcTTCAGCTTCTCTTGCTCTTTCCTGCTCGGCAGCAGAGGGGACGGGGTGCTGTGGGTCACTGAGCCCAGCCACGCGCCCACCCCCCCtgccagggacggggacagacGGCACTCACCGTTTCTGCTCCCTGTGAAAGCAAAGGGACAAGATGCCATTAGTGtgggctggtggcagctggCCAGCACAGGCGGCCCCCAGCCCGCCCTGctcacctctcctcctccagcttcttGCGCAGGATGTCCCTCCTCCAGGCTGGCATGCTGGCCAGGcgcgcctcctcctccttctcctgcaaCAAACAGCCGCGTTACGGACAGCCTCAGGAGCGCAGGGCCCTGGGGTGGCTGGCCAGGCTCCACTGGGGGAAGCAAAGGATGGCAAAGGCTCCTGGAAAGCAACCCCACCATGGGCCAGGACCGACCCAGCCCCAAGGACATCACCCCCTGGGCCCACATCCCACTGGCCACGGGGAGCACAAGTGTGGAGGCAGCCGGCAGGAGTGAGGCGCACCCCCGGCACCGCACAAtgcggcacggcacggcgctGATGGGACACGGCTCCGCAATGCCGTGGGCACGGTGCCAGGCAGGAGCCCTGCGGTGATGGGTCctgccatccccagcccctcgctgtCCACGTTATCCCTGTGCGGGGAGCACACGTGACCAAGGAGCGTGAGGAGCGCTGAGCCCTTCACAGCACACACAGCTTTATTGCACCGACACGTGGGGGCCAACGACGCCCTGGCACCGCAAACAGCACACCAAAGGGGAgctgagcccccagcacaaCACACAGCCACGGCAAGGGGCACACAGCAACTTCGACACACAGCTGGCCACAGAGCCCCCGAAGGGTCTGGGCACCCGGGGCCTGCTCCCAGGGCATGAAGCAAAACCCATGGGTCTGCAGAGCCAGCCCGCAGTCCTGCTGCCGTgagagcagctgagctgtgccAAGGCACAGggtcctgctgcctggctgcaccCGGAGCCTCTCCTGGCTGCACACCCCAGCCGTGCACTCCGCCAGCCACATGCCACCACCACGGCCCCggggcctgctgctgccacagcgTCCCACCGAGCTCAGATATCAAACATCTctgcctccttctccttccagaAGGAGAAGCTGCGGTCGATGTAGCGGCAGATGTCCTCGTCACTGAACTCCCCCAGCTCTGAGACCAGCTGGGCCGGCTCCTTGccaccctgggctgcagcagtgggTGCCAGACTGGGGGATGAAGGACTCGACTCCACCACTGCTGCTGTGGGCACTGTGGGGCTGTCCCCAAAGAACTCCTGCTTGAGGTCCTCGAAGCCGTCGAGCCAGCAGCAGTGGCCAGCCTCGACCCGCTCCAGCGCGGCACGGTGGAAGCGTCGGATGCACTCCCAGCTGTGGGTGCCCAGGCGGTCGAACATCTCGTAGCACAGCAGGTGCCGGAAGCGGCGCTCCTCAGGACTGAGGTTCATCTCCAGCAGCTGGAAGTAGCCCAGCATGAAGAGGTCGAGCGAGAGGCTGTCGTAGGGCACGGGTGAGCCTCGGACATGGGGCAAGAAGTGCTCGGGCCAGTAGAGCACATCAGTGCGACTCAGCCGCCGGATCTGCCTCCCGGGCACCCCGTGGGCAACGCTCCTCCAGCgtgccagcagcctccccaccGCCTGCCGCTGCTTCCAGAGCCGCCGCAGCCGATCGTCCCCACGGGTGCGTGCACCAGGTGCCTCCGCCAGTGCCCACTTCTTCCAGTGCTCCAGGAAGAGGGAGACGGCGCGCTCCTTCCGTGCATCGATGcgctcctgcaggcagctcagctccgTCTGCACTGGCTGGCTGCGCCGCAGCACCCCGActgcatccccatccccgtACTCCTCCTCCAGGACAGGCTCACGGGTACAGACCTCCACGGGTGCTCCTGGGGGCAGTGACCGCTTCCGCTTGGTGACCCTGTTGCAGGGCACGGGGGCTCCCACCAGCCCCTCATAGTTGGCCTTGAGGCTGCGGACGGACACACCGCAGTGCAGGATCTCACGCTGGGCGTCCTGCTGGGTGCCGGCCGGGGCACTGGGAGGGAACCTCTGGGGCATGGTGCTGCTCGCCACTCCCCTCACCCCGGGGCTCTCCCGGCcccccagagcagccagcagcatggCCATGCTCCTCAGCAGCGCAGAGGTCTTGCTGCACCAGGCGGGCAGGTCCTCGGCATGGCCCTGCAGGCGCCGGGGGTCGAGGGAAAAGCGCTCGGGGGCCAGGGTGGCCGGGAgcggcaggagctgctgcagctcctcctccagctgctccagctccgtCTCCACTGTCTGCACCTTGTGCATCACCTGCAGGTTTTCGATTTGCCTCTCAATGCGGAGAATGTCCTCCTCCGTCATAAGCTGCCCAAAGGGTCCCAGCATGCCCCCGTGGGCGGGGGAGTAGTGCCAGCACGAGGGGGACAAGACGCTCCCAGGCTCCAGCTAGGGCAGGAAAAAGGGCAAAACAGCTCCTGAGGACGCGCCCCGCAGCCTTGCACGTGCCAACCCCCCAGCACCGGGGTCCAGCAGGGGGCCAGGACCGCGCACGCCTCGCACCGCTGGTGGCCACACGAGATGAGCACTCCGGGAAGGGCTCTGCAGCCGGGCAGGGTACACAGCACCCACAGCACGCGTGGCGGAGCTGTCCCCTGcatgcagtggggctggggccaTCCGGGCGCAGCGGGGAGCCGGAGACGATGCTGTGCTGCGCCGTGTCCAGGAGACGGGTCCTGGGCTGCTGGGCCATGCCCATGCCGCTCTCACCGCACGCACAGCACACGGAGCCCCGCAGAGGGTCCCCCCCCCTACCTTGCGCcgctgctcctcttcctcctgcatgCGGAGCTGCAGCTTGCGCACCATCACCTGCCGCTTCCACTCGGGGATGGGCCGGCCCTGCTCATCATGGCTCGGCACCAGCGCCTCCACATCTGGcgggcccccggcccccggccccggcaccGGTGAGCTCCCATTGAGCACCAGCTCCGGTGAGGCCCCCGCCACACAGCGCGGCAGCACCACAGCCTCAGGGGTGGCCGGCGGGGTGGGTGTCCTGGTGGGTGATGGGGAGGATAGCGGCGACTCGGCCtgtggaggaagggaggaagggagagtgggTGCCCGCTGTGCCCCCCCGGTCCCGCAGGGCCCAGGGCCCCCCCGCCTTCCCCTACCCCACTCCACCACCTACATTGGCCCCTGCCTGGCCACTGCCAGAGAAGACAGTGGTGAAGCCTTTGCTTTGCGGCGTCGGCTTCAGGCTCTTCCCAGCCTTGATCTCGGCCAGGAGCTCCGAGTTGTCGCCGGTGGGGGACATCATGTTGAACGACTTGGTGCCTGGCGGAGAAAGGCAGGGTGGGCAgtaagggccccgctgctgccggCCCCCTGCTTCCCCAGCAGATTGCAGACCACAGGGGTGACGGGGGGCCGGCCAACAGCCCCCCACACCCAGGAGCCCTTGGGACCCCAACAGACCAGAACCCTggcacccagctccccagggcagccgggcagccccagccctgagcGCTGCCCACCTCCACCCGTGAGCCTGGCACCGCGCTGTGACGACGGCTTGCGGTGACCAGAGGGACAGGACcgtggctggcagcagccttgTTGCAGCAGGACAGCCCCGTGCTGCCTCGCAGAGGTCCTGGCCCCCTGCAGCCGCCCACAGTGTCCCGGTAGCAACGCACCCACCAGCCCCgagctgcagccagggctctAGCACCGTGCCCCGTGAGCACCCACCGTCCGTGCCAGCCATGCGTGCGTCCCTAAAGGCCCATGGTGCCGCGCCGTGGCAGAGCCCCTTCCCCACCGCCCTGCGCTCGCCCGCTCGGCCGCGCCGCAGCAGGGGCCAGGCACCTGTCGGTGCGGAGGGCCCAGCCGGGCGCTCGCAATGCCATCCAGTGCCACTGAGACCCCAGTCCCTGGGAGCCGGCGCTAATAAAGCGGGGGCTGAGCGGCTGCCAGCCTGCGAGCTGCAATCAGCGGTGGGGGAGCGGCCGGTGTGCTCACGTGGCGAGGTAATGCCGGCCGGCTGAGCGCGAACAAAGGCGCTCTgtgcgcggggccgcggggccacggggggcacggggccctgccagccctgcctgggcagcagcagtggccCCATGCTCTGCTCCTGTCTCAGGCGGAGCTGTGCCAGAGCTCAGGGCTCCTGCTCGGAGCCAAGCATCACGTAGGCCTCGTGGCCTGGGACACGTTGGCGAGGGCTGGGCACCATTGCGCCTGGCCGGCGGGACAGCGGCCACCTTGGCCATCCTGCGGGACAGCCCTGCTCGGCAGGCAGTGAGCTGGCAGGGGTGCGGGCAGCGCTTCCCCAGCACCATGTTCGCTCCCTGGCCGCAGGGTGGGCCGGTGCTGGGGAAAGCTGCCGGGACCGGAGCTGGG
This window of the Cygnus olor isolate bCygOlo1 chromosome 21, bCygOlo1.pri.v2, whole genome shotgun sequence genome carries:
- the LOC121058338 gene encoding espin-like protein, yielding MLGPFGQLMTEEDILRIERQIENLQVMHKVQTVETELEQLEEELQQLLPLPATLAPERFSLDPRRLQGHAEDLPAWCSKTSALLRSMAMLLAALGGRESPGVRGVASSTMPQRFPPSAPAGTQQDAQREILHCGVSVRSLKANYEGLVGAPVPCNRVTKRKRSLPPGAPVEVCTREPVLEEEYGDGDAVGVLRRSQPVQTELSCLQERIDARKERAVSLFLEHWKKWALAEAPGARTRGDDRLRRLWKQRQAVGRLLARWRSVAHGVPGRQIRRLSRTDVLYWPEHFLPHVRGSPVPYDSLSLDLFMLGYFQLLEMNLSPEERRFRHLLCYEMFDRLGTHSWECIRRFHRAALERVEAGHCCWLDGFEDLKQEFFGDSPTVPTAAVVESSPSSPSLAPTAAAQGGKEPAQLVSELGEFSDEDICRYIDRSFSFWKEKEAEMFDI